One window from the genome of Ammospiza nelsoni isolate bAmmNel1 chromosome 16, bAmmNel1.pri, whole genome shotgun sequence encodes:
- the LOC132080699 gene encoding pancreatic secretory trypsin inhibitor-like yields the protein MKVAGVFLLLSLALFFYQGNAEMDAAAFRGTEPSCENFNLGRGCTREFDPICGTDNLLYSNECLLCLHNLQRNDHVRIRNRGMCKTPRNNLA from the exons ATGAAGGTAGCTggtgttttcctgctcctctccctggcaCTCTTCTTCTACCAAG GAAATGCCGAGATGGAtgcagctgctttcagaggAACTGAG CCATCTTGTGAGAATTTCAACCTGGGGAGAGGGTGTACAAGGGAGTTTGACCCCATCTGTGGCACGGATAACCTCCTGTACAGCAACGAgtgcctgctgtgcctgcacaaCCT GCAAAGGAACGACCACGTGCGCATCAGGAACAGAGGAATGTGCAAAACTCCCCGCAACAACCTGGCTTAA